A region from the Hypericibacter adhaerens genome encodes:
- the ubiG gene encoding bifunctional 2-polyprenyl-6-hydroxyphenol methylase/3-demethylubiquinol 3-O-methyltransferase UbiG — protein MSLSPMTDPGESHGPSGPTGTQEPPAVGASVDPAEIAKFEAMAEAWWDPAGKFRPLHRLNPIRLAYIRDQACRRFGRDPQASDPLRGLDLLDIGCGGGLLSEPAARMGARVVGLDASHRNIAIASLHAERMGLAIDYRCQTAEALAESGERRFDIVLNMEVIEHVADTAGFMAAALSLLKPGGLMVVATLNRTAKSYALAILGAEYLLRWLPRGTHDWNRFLRPSELTRLIERAGGHVLALEGVAYNPLTDHWSLSRDLGVNYMALAEPAAG, from the coding sequence CGAGTCCCACGGCCCCTCCGGCCCGACCGGAACGCAAGAACCGCCCGCCGTCGGTGCCAGCGTCGATCCCGCCGAGATCGCCAAGTTCGAGGCGATGGCCGAGGCCTGGTGGGATCCGGCCGGCAAGTTCCGGCCCCTGCACCGCCTCAACCCCATCCGCCTCGCCTATATCCGCGACCAGGCCTGCCGGCGTTTCGGCCGCGACCCCCAGGCGAGCGACCCGCTGCGGGGGCTCGACCTCCTCGATATCGGCTGCGGCGGCGGTCTCCTATCGGAGCCGGCCGCGCGCATGGGGGCACGGGTGGTCGGGCTCGATGCCTCGCACCGGAACATCGCCATCGCCAGCCTTCATGCCGAGCGCATGGGGCTCGCCATCGATTATCGCTGCCAGACCGCCGAGGCCCTGGCCGAAAGCGGCGAGCGCCGGTTCGACATCGTCCTCAACATGGAGGTGATCGAGCATGTGGCGGATACCGCGGGCTTCATGGCCGCCGCCCTTTCTCTCCTCAAGCCCGGCGGGCTGATGGTCGTCGCCACGCTCAACCGCACGGCCAAGAGCTACGCGCTGGCGATCCTGGGCGCCGAGTATCTGCTGCGCTGGCTGCCACGGGGGACCCACGACTGGAATCGATTCCTGCGCCCCTCGGAGCTGACCCGTCTGATCGAGCGGGCCGGCGGCCATGTCCTGGCGCTGGAGGGCGTGGCCTATAACCCGTTAACGGACCATTGGAGCTTGTCGCGCGATCTTGGGGTGAACTACATGGCGCTGGCCGAGCCGGCGGCCGGCTGA
- a CDS encoding sulfotransferase yields the protein MQGQKGEAGTARAPMGVMVFGLARSGTTLVSDLLTIPGRSLVISEPEIFKQWSRKTTARVHRLARMVGLDLDEEPPQPQDYGESYQRYFEEVLRPQLDRLELWGIKNVDFSGWRPLLKTYPPRRLILCVRDLRDTVISGIDRICRLGITFRGTGSGKLRDEAWLLAGLAFSVRELMELRKLPHLLVRYEDLVADPGLRERIAAYVGLDRLQEERLNLKAAEMQRAWEVEKHQGTIGTASVGRFAAEPPGPVRSLAERLWRLLPEYSEAFGYERPPAGESPRDHDFALAPQPDRPGLSYLDTEEWDWRGPKQFEPSFAQRRARIAVAKAIPAAMRVLDLCPGTPAIASLLPAGSSLIHGDSVARAPQFLVSALHQGVLPPAGKAELIVMLGLLEHVADPAALLANLARTRLPVALSYHTTDDCAGVDRRQLGWVSHLSRAELGAAFAAAGYRVEAHWAFDGRQSLFRLVPRGAGPAPAKRPPAR from the coding sequence TTGCAGGGTCAGAAGGGAGAAGCAGGGACGGCACGCGCGCCGATGGGCGTGATGGTGTTCGGCCTCGCGCGCAGCGGCACCACGCTGGTGTCGGACCTGCTGACCATCCCCGGGCGTTCGCTCGTCATCAGCGAGCCCGAGATCTTCAAGCAATGGAGCCGCAAGACCACCGCGCGCGTCCATCGTCTGGCGCGCATGGTCGGGCTCGATCTCGACGAGGAGCCGCCGCAGCCGCAGGACTATGGCGAGAGCTATCAGCGCTATTTCGAGGAGGTGCTGCGGCCGCAGCTCGACCGGCTCGAGCTGTGGGGCATCAAGAACGTCGATTTCAGCGGCTGGCGGCCGCTGCTCAAGACCTACCCGCCCCGCCGGCTGATCCTCTGCGTGCGCGACCTGCGCGACACCGTCATCTCCGGCATCGACCGCATCTGCCGCCTGGGCATCACCTTCCGCGGCACCGGCAGCGGCAAGCTGCGCGACGAGGCCTGGCTGCTCGCGGGGCTCGCCTTCAGCGTGCGCGAACTCATGGAGCTGCGCAAGCTGCCGCATCTCCTGGTCCGCTACGAGGACCTGGTCGCCGATCCCGGATTGCGGGAGCGCATCGCCGCCTATGTCGGCCTCGATCGGCTCCAGGAGGAACGGCTCAATCTCAAGGCCGCCGAGATGCAGCGCGCCTGGGAGGTCGAGAAGCATCAGGGGACCATCGGCACGGCTTCGGTCGGCCGTTTCGCCGCCGAGCCGCCCGGTCCCGTCCGGTCGCTGGCCGAGCGGCTCTGGCGCCTGCTGCCGGAATATTCCGAGGCCTTCGGCTATGAGCGGCCGCCCGCCGGCGAGAGCCCGCGCGACCATGATTTCGCGCTCGCGCCGCAGCCCGACCGGCCCGGCCTGAGCTATCTCGACACCGAGGAGTGGGATTGGCGGGGCCCGAAGCAGTTCGAGCCGAGCTTCGCCCAGCGCCGGGCCCGCATCGCGGTCGCCAAGGCCATTCCGGCGGCCATGCGCGTCCTCGACCTCTGTCCCGGCACGCCGGCGATCGCGAGCCTTCTTCCCGCCGGCTCGAGCCTGATCCATGGCGACAGCGTCGCCCGCGCGCCGCAGTTCCTGGTCTCGGCCCTGCATCAGGGCGTCCTGCCGCCCGCGGGCAAGGCGGAGCTGATCGTGATGCTGGGCCTCCTGGAGCATGTGGCCGACCCGGCCGCCCTGCTGGCCAATCTCGCCCGCACGCGGCTGCCGGTGGCCCTCAGCTATCACACAACCGACGACTGCGCCGGCGTCGACCGACGCCAGCTTGGCTGGGTCAGCCATCTGAGCCGCGCGGAGCTGGGGGCGGCTTTCGCGGCGGCCGGCTATCGCGTCGAGGCCCACTGGGCCTTCGACGGACGCCAGAGCCTGTTCCGCCTGGTGCCGCGCGGCGCGGGCCCGGCTCCCGCGAAGCGCCCGCCGGCCCGATGA
- a CDS encoding sulfotransferase — protein sequence MTELQDTAGAPAGMAVAIMGLMRTGSTLVTDMLSQRGRSLILSEPNILGMWSPNTVERIHQLALNNGLDPGAELPSPERWPRYQNYFETVLLPQLARLPLWGVKYVDLIDWRETFERYPPRRLILTVRDLRDVVISAIDRIGHLRLAFYGRRHMRDEAWVLANIAYNVHELMALRQRPHLLARYEDVVVDEGLRQRIVEYAGLESAAGTRENLAAGGFSRQWELNKHGGAVSTRSVGRYASEPPGPVKALAERAWRLLPEYSEAFGFEMPPPESWIRGHAFQRRPGDEANPIDYPKSESALWAGPTEIEPSFQLRHARLALAGRLPEGAVAIDFACGTPALSVMLPKGRRHIPVDMAPRGQGYRVAPLHEGKFPKVPGATLLLALHVLEFLDADLPRLLRRLRLYDLPVIATYHAADDTEGIDRVALGWVNHLSRKALVAACRQAGFSVKARWRADGPQSFLHLEPVSLGEAQAPGPPPSAQAD from the coding sequence ATGACCGAGCTTCAGGACACGGCCGGCGCGCCTGCCGGGATGGCCGTCGCCATCATGGGGCTGATGCGCACCGGATCGACGCTGGTCACCGACATGCTGAGCCAGCGCGGGCGGAGCCTGATTCTGAGCGAGCCGAACATCCTCGGCATGTGGAGCCCCAACACAGTCGAGCGCATCCACCAGCTCGCCCTCAATAACGGCCTCGATCCGGGAGCGGAGCTCCCAAGCCCGGAACGCTGGCCGCGCTACCAGAATTATTTCGAGACGGTGCTGCTGCCCCAGCTCGCGCGCCTGCCGCTCTGGGGCGTGAAATATGTCGACCTGATCGACTGGCGCGAGACCTTCGAGCGCTACCCGCCGCGCCGGTTGATCCTGACGGTGCGGGATCTGCGCGACGTGGTGATCTCGGCCATCGACCGCATCGGCCATCTGCGGCTCGCCTTCTATGGCCGCCGCCACATGCGCGACGAGGCCTGGGTGCTGGCCAACATCGCCTACAACGTGCATGAGCTGATGGCGCTGCGCCAGCGCCCGCATCTCTTGGCGCGCTACGAGGACGTGGTCGTCGACGAGGGCCTGCGCCAGCGCATCGTCGAATATGCCGGCCTGGAGAGCGCCGCCGGCACGCGCGAGAACCTGGCGGCGGGCGGCTTCTCGCGCCAGTGGGAGCTGAACAAGCATGGCGGTGCCGTTTCGACCCGGTCGGTCGGACGCTACGCGAGCGAGCCGCCGGGGCCGGTCAAGGCGCTCGCCGAGCGCGCCTGGCGGCTCCTGCCGGAATATTCCGAGGCCTTCGGCTTCGAGATGCCGCCGCCGGAAAGCTGGATCCGCGGCCACGCGTTCCAGCGCCGGCCCGGCGACGAGGCCAACCCGATCGATTATCCCAAGAGCGAAAGCGCGCTCTGGGCGGGGCCGACGGAGATCGAGCCCAGCTTCCAGCTTCGCCATGCGCGCCTCGCGCTCGCGGGCCGCCTGCCGGAGGGAGCCGTGGCGATCGATTTCGCCTGCGGCACGCCCGCGCTCTCGGTCATGCTGCCCAAGGGCCGGCGTCACATTCCGGTCGACATGGCCCCGCGCGGGCAGGGCTACCGCGTGGCCCCGCTCCATGAGGGCAAGTTTCCGAAGGTGCCCGGAGCGACGCTGCTGCTGGCCCTCCATGTGCTCGAGTTCCTCGACGCCGACCTCCCGCGCCTGCTGCGCCGGCTCCGGCTCTATGATCTGCCCGTCATCGCCACCTATCACGCCGCCGACGACACGGAAGGGATCGATCGCGTAGCCTTGGGCTGGGTCAATCATCTGAGCCGGAAGGCGCTGGTGGCGGCCTGCCGTCAGGCCGGCTTCTCGGTCAAGGCGCGCTGGCGGGCCGACGGGCCGCAAAGCTTCCTTCACCTCGAGCCGGTATCCCTGGGCGAGGCGCAGGCGCCGGGGCCGCCGCCATCGGCCCAGGCCGATTGA